A stretch of Sandaracinaceae bacterium DNA encodes these proteins:
- a CDS encoding tetratricopeptide repeat protein, translating to MSYRSVALALTLLSASPPCLVEAQETPARERALELYRQSRAEYDIGDYRAAADLLERAYEIFPEPNLLYNLARAYGSLGEHARAVAAYEAYLEASPEAEDRAIIEARIANSREILAQETRAREQAEAERQAALERTRLEALEQIPPPAPQPTPWVLAGVGAGALVAAAVFGAVSLSERDTANGEPSAIAAAAASDRAVAFAWVANGGFAVGGVVALVGVIWGIVDVASLETPSASALRLDAQGVRVSW from the coding sequence ATGTCGTACCGCTCGGTGGCCCTCGCCCTGACTCTCCTGTCCGCCTCTCCTCCGTGTCTCGTCGAGGCGCAGGAGACCCCGGCGAGAGAGCGCGCCCTGGAGCTCTACCGACAGAGCCGAGCCGAGTACGACATCGGCGACTATCGCGCGGCCGCGGACCTCCTCGAGCGGGCCTACGAGATCTTCCCGGAGCCGAACCTGCTCTACAATCTCGCGCGGGCTTACGGGAGCCTCGGGGAGCACGCGCGGGCGGTGGCCGCGTACGAGGCGTACCTCGAGGCGTCGCCGGAGGCCGAGGACCGCGCCATCATCGAAGCGCGCATCGCGAATTCGCGAGAGATCCTCGCGCAAGAGACGCGCGCGAGGGAGCAAGCCGAAGCCGAGCGCCAGGCGGCGCTCGAGCGCACGCGGCTCGAGGCCCTCGAGCAGATCCCTCCGCCCGCGCCGCAGCCGACCCCGTGGGTCCTGGCCGGCGTGGGCGCGGGCGCGCTCGTGGCCGCCGCGGTGTTCGGCGCCGTGTCCCTGTCGGAGCGCGACACCGCGAACGGGGAGCCGTCGGCGATCGCGGCCGCCGCGGCCTCGGATCGCGCCGTCGCGTTCGCGTGGGTCGCCAACGGCGGGTTCGCCGTGGGCGGCGTCGTGGCGCTCGTCGGCGTGATCTGGGGGATCGTGGACGTGGCGTCCCTCGAGACGCCGTCCGCGAGCGCGCTGCGCCTGGACGCGCAGGGGGTGAGGGTGTCTTGGTAG
- a CDS encoding HDOD domain-containing protein, whose translation MLGWFKRKKKDDPKEQLAAALGDFSLPNFPAVANRVLGLLRDPDVPLDAAGDALSEDPGVSAKLLGIANSSAFALRHPVRSVGHATSLLGRSTVESLLLGVVVQSTLPKPQIAGFDQRRFWRAAARRASAAKALADVLHPRTKSESFTASLLEDMAVPLIGAAKGGDYGAVLEQWHADGGDLADLEREALGFDHAVVAGWVAQSWKLPENLADAIGSHHDVEALEYDGPPPAVALVAPLGEDEDRGFDQVVEVTHARFGLPTETVVQLLRDAFVSADEIAARMT comes from the coding sequence ATGCTCGGTTGGTTCAAGCGGAAGAAGAAGGACGACCCCAAGGAGCAGCTCGCGGCCGCGCTGGGTGACTTCTCGCTCCCCAACTTCCCGGCGGTGGCGAACCGGGTGCTCGGCCTGCTCCGCGATCCGGACGTGCCGCTCGACGCAGCGGGCGACGCCCTGTCCGAGGATCCGGGGGTGAGCGCCAAGCTCCTCGGGATCGCGAATTCGTCGGCGTTCGCGCTCCGACACCCCGTGCGCAGCGTGGGGCACGCGACGAGCCTGCTCGGCCGGAGCACCGTGGAGAGCCTCCTGCTGGGCGTCGTCGTGCAATCGACGCTGCCCAAGCCGCAGATCGCGGGCTTCGATCAGAGGCGCTTCTGGCGTGCGGCCGCGCGCCGCGCGAGCGCCGCGAAGGCGCTGGCGGACGTCCTGCATCCCCGCACGAAGAGCGAGAGCTTCACCGCCTCGCTCCTCGAGGACATGGCCGTGCCGCTCATCGGCGCGGCCAAAGGGGGCGACTACGGCGCGGTGCTCGAGCAGTGGCACGCCGACGGCGGCGATCTCGCCGACCTCGAGCGAGAGGCGCTCGGCTTCGACCACGCGGTCGTCGCGGGCTGGGTCGCGCAGAGCTGGAAGCTCCCCGAGAACCTCGCCGACGCGATCGGCAGCCACCACGACGTCGAAGCGCTCGAGTACGACGGCCCCCCACCCGCGGTCGCGCTCGTCGCGCCGCTCGGTGAGGACGAAGACCGCGGCTTCGACCAGGTCGTCGAGGTCACCCACGCCCGCTTCGGGCTCCCGACCGAGACGGTGGTCCAGCTCCTGCGCGACGCGTTCGTCTCGGCCGACGAGATCGCCGCCCGCATGACCTGA
- a CDS encoding pentapeptide repeat-containing protein, with product MPAAASTMPPKVEPAVSGRWIQPPGSIDDLRSRVLRALREGGDKPTDLAGIRLVGEDLAGCDLSGCDLTGADLSRADLTGARLIGANLSAATLHQTKLDEAELAGATLLGATLEGASAKRAGFGKADLRRTSFFGATLDGASFVEARLRHTDFRNASARDARFSDCDLSRSDFSTADLAGAELSSADVDRAYFVETDLRRARLRSLRNFERASFLRADVRDVDFSGAYMLRRHVLDENFLDEFKNRSPMYRFVYWVWWASSDCGRSLTRWTAWTMLIALAFGFVFAQVAMDFGDHETWLSPFYYSVVTLTTLGYGDVLPASEASQWCAMAEVTIGYLMLGGLISIFSNKLARRGE from the coding sequence ATGCCCGCCGCCGCGTCCACCATGCCCCCGAAGGTCGAGCCCGCCGTCAGCGGACGCTGGATCCAGCCGCCGGGTTCCATCGACGACCTCCGCAGCAGGGTGCTGCGCGCGCTGAGGGAGGGTGGGGACAAGCCCACCGACCTCGCGGGCATCCGCCTGGTCGGTGAAGACCTCGCCGGCTGCGACCTGAGCGGGTGCGACCTGACCGGCGCGGACCTGAGCCGGGCGGACCTGACGGGCGCGCGCCTGATCGGGGCCAACCTCAGCGCGGCGACGCTGCACCAGACGAAGCTCGACGAGGCGGAGCTCGCCGGGGCCACCCTGCTCGGGGCGACGCTCGAGGGCGCGAGCGCGAAGCGAGCGGGCTTCGGCAAGGCCGACCTGCGCCGCACGTCGTTCTTCGGCGCGACGCTCGACGGCGCCTCGTTCGTCGAAGCGCGCCTCCGCCACACCGACTTTCGCAACGCCAGCGCGAGGGACGCGCGCTTCAGCGACTGCGATCTGTCGCGCTCGGACTTCTCGACCGCGGACCTCGCCGGCGCGGAGCTGTCGAGCGCCGACGTCGACCGCGCCTACTTCGTCGAGACCGACCTGCGGCGCGCGCGTCTGCGCAGCCTGCGAAACTTCGAGCGCGCCTCGTTCCTGCGCGCGGACGTGCGCGACGTCGACTTCAGCGGCGCCTACATGCTTCGGCGGCACGTCCTCGACGAGAACTTCCTCGACGAGTTCAAGAACCGCAGCCCGATGTACCGCTTCGTGTACTGGGTCTGGTGGGCGAGCAGCGACTGCGGCCGCAGTCTCACGCGCTGGACCGCCTGGACGATGCTGATCGCCCTCGCGTTCGGCTTCGTGTTCGCGCAGGTCGCGATGGACTTCGGCGACCACGAGACGTGGCTCTCGCCCTTCTATTACAGCGTCGTGACCCTCACGACGCTCGGCTACGGCGACGTCCTGCCCGCGAGCGAGGCGTCACAGTGGTGTGCGATGGCCGAGGTGACCATCGGCTACCTGATGCTCGGTGGTCTCATCAGCATCTTCAGCAACAAGCTCGCGCGGCGGGGGGAGTGA
- a CDS encoding serine/threonine-protein kinase → METASISIVGDRYELLRPLGDGGMGEVHLAHDRVLARPVAVKVIYPHGKPSERAQMAERFLREAQLAASVRHRNVVQTLDFGTTEHGDPFMVMEVLEGETLGDRLDRGPISVTELVHVARLVMRGLSAVHAAGIVHRDLKPDNVFLVEDADGVFPKLLDFGISRSMESGRSAVTTREGRLVGTPHYMSPEQARGITDVDWRTDIYAMGVILYEALSGELPYESEHVGDLIVQIVTGEHTPLASLRPELDAELCGIVEKAMASDAADRYLDAREMFQALNVYAERSSRAAPLSTVPRRRSLPTAARSLPPAGDPARSGVRLSTRPPPSTRPRRWWMGAALVLLPAATAALLTLTLRDDPEPAAERETPGVPIASAATESASAQRDGPRSAEPPSEQAVSAASAAPTPEPDAESDSTARQAPTEATVDAPAPRRRRARRAPRRARANDDAPALLRELDY, encoded by the coding sequence GTGGAGACCGCCAGTATATCGATCGTCGGCGACCGCTACGAGCTGCTCCGCCCCCTGGGCGACGGCGGGATGGGCGAGGTCCACCTCGCCCACGACCGCGTGCTCGCGAGGCCGGTGGCGGTGAAGGTGATCTACCCGCACGGCAAGCCGAGCGAGCGCGCGCAGATGGCGGAGCGCTTCCTGCGCGAGGCGCAGCTCGCGGCCTCCGTGCGGCACCGCAACGTGGTGCAGACGCTCGACTTCGGCACGACCGAGCACGGCGACCCGTTCATGGTGATGGAGGTGCTCGAGGGAGAGACCCTCGGGGATCGCCTCGACCGCGGCCCGATCTCGGTGACCGAGCTGGTGCACGTGGCGCGCCTGGTGATGCGCGGGCTCAGCGCGGTGCACGCGGCCGGCATCGTGCACCGCGACCTCAAGCCCGACAACGTCTTCCTCGTCGAAGACGCCGACGGCGTCTTCCCCAAGCTGCTCGACTTCGGCATCTCGCGCAGCATGGAGAGCGGCCGCTCGGCGGTGACGACCCGCGAGGGTCGCCTGGTGGGCACGCCCCACTACATGTCACCCGAGCAGGCGCGCGGCATCACGGACGTCGACTGGCGGACCGACATCTACGCGATGGGCGTCATCCTGTACGAGGCGCTGAGCGGGGAGCTCCCGTACGAGTCGGAGCACGTCGGGGACCTCATCGTGCAGATCGTCACCGGCGAGCACACCCCGCTGGCCTCCCTGCGTCCGGAGCTCGACGCGGAGCTGTGCGGGATCGTCGAGAAGGCCATGGCCTCCGACGCCGCGGACCGATACCTGGACGCGCGCGAGATGTTCCAGGCGCTCAACGTCTACGCGGAGCGCTCGAGCCGCGCTGCGCCGCTCTCCACCGTGCCCCGAAGACGGAGCCTCCCGACCGCGGCGCGGAGCCTCCCGCCCGCCGGGGACCCCGCTCGCTCCGGCGTGCGGCTCTCGACCCGGCCCCCGCCCTCGACGCGCCCGCGGCGCTGGTGGATGGGCGCGGCCCTGGTGCTGCTCCCCGCCGCGACGGCCGCGCTGCTCACGTTGACGCTGCGCGACGATCCCGAGCCCGCCGCCGAGCGTGAGACCCCGGGCGTGCCGATCGCGAGCGCCGCGACGGAGAGCGCGAGCGCGCAGCGAGATGGCCCCCGGAGCGCGGAGCCGCCGAGCGAGCAGGCGGTCTCCGCAGCGAGCGCGGCGCCGACGCCGGAGCCAGACGCCGAGTCGGACTCCACCGCGCGCCAGGCCCCGACCGAGGCGACCGTCGATGCGCCCGCGCCCCGCCGCCGACGCGCCCGACGCGCGCCTCGACGCGCGCGCGCCAACGACGACGCCCCCGCGCTCCTCCGCGAGCTCGATTACTGA
- a CDS encoding tetratricopeptide repeat protein: MIAPLLKATWVLIAMALVVAPARAQETSPGEAAEEDGDRGVGDEERARGLFEDGVAAGDEGDWATAVARFRASLALRASPVVAYNLASALVRVGRPEQARLQLDALLADSETDARVRQSARTLLEEVEAQLGRVRLEVESQPPLQISVDGEPVDARPAVELHLAPGTHAIEVSADDGTSLSLHTEIRSGAREVLRLPAPTAPVDETALHWGIGLGVAGGALVASLAFVIGMLAAGL; encoded by the coding sequence GTGATCGCTCCACTTTTGAAGGCGACTTGGGTCCTGATCGCGATGGCGCTGGTCGTCGCTCCCGCCCGTGCACAGGAGACCTCGCCCGGCGAAGCGGCCGAGGAGGACGGCGATCGCGGAGTGGGCGACGAAGAGCGCGCGCGCGGGCTCTTCGAGGACGGCGTGGCCGCGGGCGACGAGGGAGACTGGGCCACCGCCGTGGCGCGCTTTCGCGCCTCCCTCGCGCTGCGGGCCTCGCCGGTCGTCGCCTACAACCTGGCCTCGGCGCTGGTACGCGTGGGCCGGCCCGAACAGGCCCGTCTGCAGCTCGACGCGTTGCTCGCCGACTCCGAGACCGACGCCCGCGTGCGACAGAGCGCGCGCACGCTGCTCGAGGAGGTGGAGGCGCAGCTCGGGCGGGTGAGGCTCGAGGTGGAGAGCCAGCCGCCGCTTCAGATCTCGGTCGATGGAGAGCCGGTCGACGCGCGGCCCGCGGTCGAGCTGCATCTCGCGCCGGGGACCCACGCGATCGAGGTGTCGGCGGACGACGGCACCTCGCTGAGCCTCCACACGGAGATCCGAAGCGGCGCGCGCGAGGTGTTGCGGCTGCCCGCTCCGACGGCGCCCGTCGACGAGACCGCGCTGCACTGGGGCATCGGGCTCGGCGTCGCGGGGGGAGCGCTGGTGGCCTCGCTCGCGTTCGTCATCGGGATGCTTGCCGCCGGTCTCTGA